In one Nocardia tengchongensis genomic region, the following are encoded:
- a CDS encoding FAD-dependent monooxygenase, with product MNETRDVVVVGAGPVGLMLACELRLAGVDVLVVERLTAPDTTIKAGAINVPTAQALDRRGLLPRMREVQQAAMGRMGQMFGGMKQVQAAPVRRPAGAHFAGIMLWQDNIDGEDPAFADIGPAGDVRFIDQQSIEAMLAERAAELGVPVRRGVEVTGFSDDGIGITVQCGDHSIRASWLVGCDGGRSTVRKLAGFEFPGLDPEITGRQALVEMTGAENVPLGWHTTPTGIFVNGPIPGRFLTVELDGPPADRTTPITAQELEDSFERVTGVKVSISRVISATRFTDNTRQVPDYRKGRVLLAGDAAHVHSPFGGQGLNLGVGDAVNLGWKLAAVIRGRSPESLLDTYTRERHPIGAWVLDWTRAQVALMRTDPRSRALRAVTADLLDTRAATTRVLTKISGVLHRYDLGSADPLVGKAAPDFELADGTRVADHFGSGAAVLLDLTDSPALREQAAPWSDRVTVVTAKPAQPREPLALLIRPDGIVCWTSAEPHALDLALTTWFGDPL from the coding sequence ATGAACGAGACACGAGACGTGGTGGTGGTCGGGGCCGGACCGGTCGGACTCATGCTGGCGTGTGAACTGCGCCTGGCGGGCGTGGACGTGCTGGTGGTCGAACGGCTGACCGCACCGGATACGACGATCAAGGCGGGCGCGATCAACGTGCCCACCGCCCAGGCATTGGACCGGCGCGGGTTGCTGCCGCGGATGCGGGAGGTCCAGCAGGCGGCGATGGGCCGCATGGGCCAGATGTTCGGCGGCATGAAGCAGGTGCAGGCCGCGCCGGTGCGTCGGCCCGCGGGCGCACACTTCGCCGGAATCATGCTCTGGCAGGACAATATCGACGGCGAGGACCCGGCCTTCGCCGATATCGGACCGGCCGGCGACGTCCGCTTCATCGATCAGCAGTCCATCGAGGCCATGCTGGCCGAACGTGCCGCCGAACTCGGGGTGCCCGTGCGTCGCGGTGTCGAGGTGACCGGATTCTCCGACGACGGCATCGGCATCACCGTGCAGTGCGGTGACCACAGCATTCGCGCGAGCTGGCTGGTCGGCTGCGACGGCGGCCGCAGTACCGTGCGCAAGCTCGCCGGGTTCGAATTCCCGGGCCTGGACCCCGAAATCACCGGCCGCCAGGCGCTGGTCGAGATGACCGGGGCGGAGAACGTGCCCCTGGGCTGGCACACCACCCCTACCGGCATCTTCGTCAACGGCCCGATCCCCGGCCGCTTCCTGACCGTCGAACTCGACGGCCCGCCCGCCGACCGGACCACCCCGATCACCGCGCAAGAACTCGAGGACAGTTTCGAACGCGTCACCGGTGTGAAAGTGTCCATTTCCCGGGTGATCTCGGCGACCCGCTTCACCGATAACACCCGCCAGGTCCCCGACTATCGCAAGGGCCGGGTGCTGCTCGCCGGCGATGCCGCCCATGTGCACTCGCCGTTCGGCGGTCAGGGCCTCAACCTCGGCGTCGGCGACGCGGTCAACCTCGGCTGGAAGCTGGCCGCCGTCATTCGTGGCCGCTCTCCGGAATCGTTGCTGGACACCTACACTCGCGAACGCCATCCGATCGGCGCCTGGGTGCTGGATTGGACCCGCGCGCAGGTCGCGCTCATGCGTACCGACCCGCGCAGCCGCGCCCTGCGCGCGGTCACCGCCGACCTGCTCGACACCCGCGCCGCCACCACCCGGGTGCTGACCAAGATCTCCGGTGTCCTGCACCGCTACGACCTGGGCAGTGCCGATCCCCTGGTCGGCAAGGCCGCCCCCGACTTCGAGCTGGCCGACGGCACCCGCGTCGCCGACCATTTCGGCTCCGGCGCAGCGGTTCTGCTCGACCTGACCGATTCCCCGGCCCTGCGCGAGCAGGCGGCCCCGTGGTCGGATCGGGTCACGGTCGTCACCGCCAAGCCCGCCCAGCCGCGCGAACCGCTGGCCCTGCTGATCCGTCCCGACGGCATCGTGTGCTGGACCTCGGCCGAACCACACGCCCTGGACCTCGCGCTCACGACGTGGTTCGGCGATCCGCTCTGA